In one Lolium rigidum isolate FL_2022 chromosome 3, APGP_CSIRO_Lrig_0.1, whole genome shotgun sequence genomic region, the following are encoded:
- the LOC124704402 gene encoding CCG-binding protein 1-like has translation MLSSTALRPLSPATTPAYSATHTATSSVAWPRAVVVRALRDYGSIPKREPFSSSRSILDEFFKQEKPLVQRTKDQITDYCTTLEGDECCSCWDAYFELNELEKELPQDDIARMVKESRSDPKYLISSIHHRSDLRKKMAEKAQSSVPASSSVQATKPRPFPVPDGLPKTQEEIDEEEGALMPESSYTRLLRRMGRYPDWYTPRPDHETD, from the exons ATGCTGTCCTCCACCGCTCTCCGGCCgctgtcgccggcgacgacgccggcGTACTCCGCCACCCACACCGCCACGAGCTCAGTGGCTTGGCCCCGCGCTGTGGTGGTGCGCGCGCTGCGGGACTACGGCTCGATCCCGAAGCGCGAGCCCTTCAGCTCCAGCCGCAGCATCCTCGACGAGTTCTTCAAGCAGGAGAAGCCCCTCGTGCAGCGCACCAAGGACCAGATCACAG ATTATTGCACGACCCTTGAAGGCGATGAATGTTGCAGCTGCTGGGATGCCTATTTTGAACTCAATGAACTTGAg AAAGAGCTACCCCAAGATGATATTGCGAGGATGGTGAAGGAGTCACGGTCAGATCCAAAGTACCTTATCAGTAGCATCCATCACCGTTCAGACTTACGGAAGAAAATGGCCGAGAAAGCTCAGAGTTCAGTACCAGCAAGCTCCTCGGTGCAGGCAACGAAGCCGAGGCCTTTCCCCGTCCCCGATGGGTTGCCGAAAACGCAGGAAGAGATCGACGAGGAAGAGGGGGCTCTCATGCCGGAGTCCTCGTACACGAGGCTGCTGAGAAGAATGGGGAGGTATCCTGACTGGTATACCCCTCGCCCAGACCATGAAACTGACTGA